A window of Sutcliffiella cohnii contains these coding sequences:
- the brnQ gene encoding branched-chain amino acid transport system II carrier protein, translating to MRKFDSFFIGLLLFSMFFGAGNLIFPPFLGAQSGTAFWLAMIGFVLTAVGLPLVVLFAIARVKGGIQAIGNRVHPVFSTIFMVIVYLSIGPFLAIPRNANVAFEMGLMPLPFMNGTDTTIVLLLFSFVFFLLVYLISLNPTNLERYLGRFITPILLVAIVILCIVSFMQLDGKFLAPTGGYEAGAFFKGFLEGYNTMDALAALAFGIVILTSIRQRGVSDEKQLKGYMLKASLIAGTLLATVYVSLGIVGGKMAINGEFADGTQILSAVSFNLFGNSGTVLIGLIFTLACFTTVVGLTSACGQYFSKLIPKANYKTVVLVTTLIGFTLTNMGLSQILKVSVPFLVTAYPLTIVLIVLTFFHHQFKGSRNVYVSALSFAGVFAVISGLNAFGINLGPIETVRSVLPLASVGLEWVVPALFGTIIGVVFAKIGGQAKAVSIERTG from the coding sequence ATGCGTAAGTTTGATTCATTTTTTATCGGTTTATTATTATTTTCTATGTTCTTTGGAGCTGGGAATCTGATTTTCCCACCATTTTTAGGTGCACAATCTGGAACAGCCTTTTGGTTAGCGATGATTGGATTTGTTCTTACTGCCGTAGGTTTGCCGTTAGTCGTTCTATTTGCCATCGCCCGTGTTAAGGGAGGTATTCAAGCGATCGGTAACCGAGTTCATCCAGTATTTAGTACTATTTTTATGGTGATTGTCTATTTATCTATCGGTCCATTTTTAGCAATTCCACGGAATGCAAATGTTGCCTTTGAAATGGGACTAATGCCTTTACCTTTCATGAATGGAACCGATACAACCATTGTTTTACTATTGTTTTCCTTTGTATTTTTCTTACTCGTTTATCTCATTAGTCTAAATCCTACTAATCTAGAACGATATCTGGGACGTTTTATCACACCAATCCTACTCGTTGCAATAGTTATTCTTTGTATTGTTAGTTTCATGCAACTGGACGGGAAGTTCCTAGCACCAACTGGTGGATATGAAGCTGGAGCATTTTTCAAAGGATTTTTAGAAGGGTACAACACGATGGATGCCTTGGCTGCACTTGCTTTTGGGATTGTTATTTTAACGTCAATACGCCAGCGTGGAGTCTCGGATGAAAAACAATTAAAAGGCTACATGCTGAAAGCTTCTCTTATTGCAGGAACTCTACTCGCTACTGTCTATGTTTCGCTCGGTATTGTAGGTGGAAAAATGGCGATTAACGGTGAATTTGCAGATGGTACACAAATTCTCTCAGCCGTTTCTTTCAATTTATTTGGAAATAGTGGAACGGTGCTAATCGGTTTAATATTTACACTAGCATGTTTTACAACCGTTGTTGGCCTAACATCAGCTTGTGGGCAATATTTCTCGAAACTCATTCCTAAAGCAAATTATAAAACGGTTGTACTTGTGACGACATTGATTGGTTTTACACTGACTAATATGGGCCTCAGCCAAATATTAAAAGTGTCTGTTCCATTCTTGGTGACGGCTTATCCACTAACCATTGTGTTAATTGTGCTAACATTCTTCCATCACCAGTTTAAAGGTTCAAGAAATGTCTATGTCAGCGCACTTTCCTTTGCAGGGGTATTTGCTGTGATTAGTGGGTTAAACGCCTTTGGCATAAACTTGGGGCCAATCGAAACGGTTCGTTCCGTATTGCCACTAGCTAGTGTAGGGTTAGAGTGGGTTGTTCCTGCACTATTTGGGACTATCATCGGGGTCGTATTTGCCAAGATTGGTGGCCAAGCGAAAGCTGTTTCTATCGAAAGAACTGGATAA
- a CDS encoding SulP family inorganic anion transporter — MLKKFKYSSERFENYSLQKLQKDIFAGVVVGVIAIPLGMAFAIASGVKPEYGIYTTIIAGILISICGGSKYQIGGPTGAFIPILFGIVITYGFENLLIAGFLAGIILFLMGVFKLGLLIQFIPKPVTIGFTTGIAVIIFVGQISNFLGLAGVEKHEAFIDNILEILININSLNIYSILTALICLVSVLLTPKFVPKIPGPLIGLLLSTLIAVWLYPNQVPTIGSTFGNIPSELPKFQMLDITYERIIELIRPAFAIAILGAIESLLSAVVADGMTKSKHNSNRELMGQGVANIVTPFFGGVPATGAIARTATNIKNGAVSPISGVVHGIVVLFVLLLFAPYASSIPLASMAPILMVVAWNMSERKEFLHILKTKSGDTLVLLVTFLLTVFVNLTVAVEFGLILAVILFTKRMSESVITEKVLPNPHSKTDKVDPTIVTDTHDCPQISIYNIEGPLFFGAAQTFEQKIMRTINYKPKVLILRMGKVPYIDTTGESYLSSIVNDFSKNGIVLITGLNQQPEKMLIKTGLSDIIGKEHFFERTGEAINYALAQLDVKKCSGCKHFAFRECVSLSKSDFKEAEEKRKLITSSP; from the coding sequence ATGTTAAAAAAATTTAAATATTCTTCGGAGAGATTTGAAAATTATTCTTTACAAAAATTACAAAAGGATATCTTTGCGGGGGTAGTAGTGGGTGTAATAGCAATACCTTTAGGGATGGCTTTTGCTATTGCATCAGGTGTGAAACCAGAATACGGTATATATACTACCATTATTGCGGGAATTCTTATTTCCATATGTGGGGGATCAAAGTATCAAATCGGGGGGCCAACTGGTGCTTTTATTCCCATTCTATTTGGGATTGTGATAACGTACGGTTTTGAAAATTTATTGATTGCTGGATTTTTGGCAGGAATTATTTTGTTTTTAATGGGAGTCTTTAAGTTAGGCTTATTAATACAATTCATCCCAAAGCCTGTAACAATTGGATTTACAACTGGAATAGCAGTTATTATTTTTGTAGGACAAATTTCCAATTTCTTAGGTTTGGCTGGTGTTGAAAAACATGAGGCATTTATAGACAACATTCTTGAAATTTTAATAAATATCAACTCTTTAAATATTTATAGTATATTAACTGCTCTAATTTGTTTGGTAAGTGTACTACTAACTCCAAAGTTTGTTCCTAAAATACCTGGTCCGTTAATTGGATTACTATTATCAACACTAATTGCCGTGTGGTTATACCCAAATCAAGTACCAACGATTGGGTCAACATTTGGAAATATCCCAAGTGAATTACCAAAATTTCAAATGTTAGACATTACTTATGAAAGAATAATAGAATTAATTAGACCAGCTTTTGCTATTGCTATTCTTGGAGCCATTGAGTCGCTGCTTTCAGCGGTTGTAGCGGATGGTATGACGAAAAGTAAGCATAATAGCAATAGGGAATTAATGGGGCAAGGAGTAGCAAATATTGTAACACCATTTTTTGGGGGGGTTCCAGCGACAGGCGCCATTGCTCGTACAGCAACCAATATAAAAAATGGTGCGGTTTCACCTATATCCGGAGTGGTTCATGGTATTGTTGTTCTTTTTGTTTTACTTCTTTTTGCTCCGTATGCTTCTAGTATTCCATTAGCCAGTATGGCCCCAATCCTAATGGTTGTAGCCTGGAATATGAGTGAACGAAAAGAGTTTCTCCATATTTTGAAGACAAAGTCAGGAGATACTCTTGTATTATTAGTAACATTTTTATTAACTGTATTTGTGAATTTAACCGTAGCAGTTGAGTTTGGATTAATACTCGCAGTCATCTTATTTACAAAGCGTATGAGTGAAAGTGTGATTACAGAAAAGGTACTTCCTAATCCACATAGTAAGACCGATAAAGTAGACCCAACTATAGTAACAGACACTCATGATTGTCCTCAAATCAGTATTTATAATATTGAAGGACCGTTGTTTTTTGGAGCTGCTCAAACATTTGAACAAAAGATTATGAGAACAATCAATTATAAACCAAAAGTGTTAATATTAAGAATGGGAAAAGTGCCGTATATAGATACAACTGGAGAGTCGTATCTCTCTAGTATCGTAAATGACTTTTCAAAAAACGGAATCGTTTTAATTACAGGTTTAAATCAACAACCAGAAAAAATGTTAATCAAAACTGGTTTAAGTGATATTATTGGAAAGGAACATTTCTTTGAACGGACAGGGGAAGCAATAAACTATGCATTGGCACAATTAGATGTAAAAAAGTGTTCAGGGTGTAAACACTTTGCTTTTAGAGAATGTGTAAGTCTTTCAAAGTCTGACTTCAAAGAAGCTGAAGAGAAAAGGAAATTAATAACTTCTTCACCTTGA
- a CDS encoding ArsR/SmtB family transcription factor — protein sequence MELEMQKFKAEFFKALAHPLRIRILELLSEGDKNVNELQSIIGSQGSVVSQQLTVLRAKNIVVGVKEGNRVVYSLKDPMIIELLDVARQIFNNHLVDTISTLDKLKDNEG from the coding sequence ATGGAACTTGAAATGCAAAAATTTAAAGCAGAGTTTTTTAAAGCACTAGCTCACCCTTTGAGAATTCGAATTCTTGAATTATTGTCAGAAGGCGATAAAAACGTCAATGAACTCCAAAGTATCATCGGCAGCCAAGGATCTGTTGTTTCTCAACAATTAACAGTATTAAGAGCGAAAAATATTGTAGTAGGTGTTAAAGAAGGAAATCGTGTTGTCTATTCTTTAAAGGATCCTATGATTATTGAACTATTAGATGTAGCACGCCAAATCTTTAATAATCACTTAGTTGATACAATCTCAACGTTAGATAAATTAAAGGACAATGAAGGATAA
- a CDS encoding TetR/AcrR family transcriptional regulator: protein MMKPHSKQALRTKNFLKKAFIEMVHKKGYSAVTVKDIVDHAQYNRTTYYVYYQNICELVDELMNEMFEAIQYYSMCKYESDSRVKVEELTTSSFDLLYYIYDHRDYFTLILLEDTLPNIHQQLPEAIFKLLNNKFDIQYDVSSVDDYHQKRYMAHGTAGLIKDWIVQDFDVTPAEMTERLIRILNTFARGFVIKEIDS, encoded by the coding sequence ATGATGAAACCCCATTCCAAACAAGCGCTGCGGACAAAGAATTTTTTAAAAAAGGCATTTATTGAAATGGTACATAAAAAGGGATACAGTGCTGTTACGGTGAAGGACATCGTTGATCATGCGCAATATAATCGAACAACCTATTATGTGTATTATCAAAACATATGTGAGCTTGTAGATGAGTTAATGAATGAAATGTTTGAAGCTATTCAGTATTACAGCATGTGTAAATACGAAAGCGATAGTCGGGTAAAAGTAGAAGAGTTAACAACATCCTCATTTGATTTGTTGTATTATATTTACGATCACCGTGATTACTTTACATTAATACTTTTAGAAGATACTTTGCCAAACATTCACCAGCAACTGCCGGAAGCAATATTTAAATTGTTGAATAATAAATTTGATATTCAATACGACGTATCTTCTGTTGATGATTACCACCAAAAGCGTTATATGGCACATGGTACGGCAGGATTAATTAAGGACTGGATTGTGCAGGATTTTGATGTGACACCCGCTGAAATGACAGAACGTCTCATACGTATATTAAATACCTTTGCAAGAGGGTTTGTTATAAAAGAGATCGACTCCTAA
- a CDS encoding zinc-binding dehydrogenase: MRGWLFSGTNKPLELIEKEDPKAIPGHVVIDVKAAGLCHSDVAALQDPGWMPLFPNGPVILGHEFAGVVIEVGEGVEGIKVGDRVGANPMDRATKITAGYNYDGGYAEKVRVPAHQCVIIPENVSFIEGAASTDAGITAYRALFSIGQAKEGTKLGIIGIGGLGQFALQMALIKGCEVYATDVSPEARKLAEELGAHKVYDTILDMKEAECDVIVDFAGFGQTTSDALEAVKVQGTVVIVGMGKLESNINTYLMITKEIKLFGSNGGSVEDLKGVYDCFATGKMSPNLVTIPFEEVDKGIEKLKNHEVKGRLVAVFE, translated from the coding sequence ATGAGAGGTTGGTTATTTTCAGGTACAAATAAACCACTAGAATTGATAGAAAAAGAAGATCCAAAAGCGATTCCAGGTCACGTTGTTATTGACGTGAAAGCTGCTGGTCTATGCCATTCAGACGTTGCAGCATTACAAGATCCAGGTTGGATGCCACTTTTCCCAAATGGTCCTGTTATTTTAGGGCATGAGTTTGCTGGGGTTGTTATTGAAGTGGGTGAAGGTGTTGAAGGGATTAAAGTTGGAGACCGAGTTGGGGCTAACCCAATGGATCGCGCAACGAAAATAACTGCTGGGTACAACTATGACGGGGGCTATGCAGAAAAAGTTCGAGTTCCTGCTCACCAATGTGTAATCATTCCTGAAAACGTTTCCTTTATAGAAGGGGCAGCTTCAACAGATGCAGGAATCACAGCGTATCGCGCTCTTTTCAGTATTGGACAAGCAAAAGAAGGTACAAAGTTAGGAATTATCGGTATCGGTGGACTTGGTCAATTTGCTCTACAAATGGCATTGATTAAAGGTTGCGAAGTGTACGCTACAGATGTTTCTCCAGAAGCTCGTAAGCTTGCAGAAGAGCTAGGTGCTCATAAAGTGTACGACACAATCCTAGATATGAAAGAAGCAGAATGTGACGTTATCGTTGACTTTGCTGGATTTGGACAAACAACTTCTGATGCACTAGAAGCTGTAAAAGTACAAGGAACAGTTGTCATTGTTGGTATGGGTAAATTAGAATCAAATATCAACACGTATTTAATGATTACAAAAGAAATTAAGCTATTTGGAAGTAATGGTGGGTCAGTAGAAGACTTAAAAGGTGTATATGATTGTTTCGCTACTGGAAAAATGAGCCCGAATTTAGTTACAATCCCATTCGAAGAAGTCGACAAAGGTATTGAAAAACTGAAAAATCATGAAGTAAAAGGACGTTTAGTTGCTGTATTTGAATAA
- a CDS encoding class I adenylate-forming enzyme family protein: MGVTIHGLLERNARKYSKKEAFITANTRLTYEEMNSITNQLARNLLQNGVKRGDRIAIMSRNNEHFFYAFFSLMKIGAIPMPLNIRLTASELHAILTNCKAIGVMYESELQETVSSIPLASQLDHLLLPIQELLNSAASFEKTNLNIPIDSRDVCEILFTSGTTGIPKGVLFNHERLLAIATAISQTFNLSNNDKMLNLMPLSHSAPLNTFFLSGLYSGTAHVIDDFTPKAFLSYIQEEKTTFSFAAPVAYLFASKDPDLATYDLSSMRVFAYGGGPLALASYHHVKKAFQNENFYQVYGLTEVGPNGILLKPEEHLTKAGSIGKYPTVNMEIRIVNEQGEDTAPNEYGEVLLTGDSLMLGYDHNEAETKAVIRDGWVYTGDIAYKDEDGYMYIVDRKKDIIISGGVNIYPREVDEVLAKHDSVLESCVIGVPHEEWGETVKAIVVPKGDVTEEELREFVSAYLADYKCPRQYAFVEQLPRNASGKILKQQVKKEHSAILKS; encoded by the coding sequence ATGGGAGTTACTATTCACGGATTGTTAGAAAGAAATGCAAGAAAGTACAGTAAGAAAGAGGCTTTTATTACCGCCAACACTCGGCTTACATACGAGGAAATGAATAGCATCACGAACCAACTTGCGAGAAATTTACTCCAAAATGGGGTTAAACGCGGGGACCGTATTGCCATTATGTCACGGAACAACGAACATTTCTTTTATGCTTTTTTCTCACTTATGAAAATTGGCGCTATCCCAATGCCACTTAACATTCGGCTAACTGCATCCGAGCTCCATGCGATTCTTACAAACTGTAAAGCGATTGGCGTTATGTATGAAAGTGAATTACAGGAAACGGTTAGCTCCATACCTCTTGCATCTCAACTTGACCACCTCCTTTTACCGATTCAAGAGCTATTGAATAGTGCTGCTTCGTTTGAAAAAACAAACTTAAATATACCAATCGATTCTCGTGACGTTTGCGAAATTTTATTTACATCTGGAACGACAGGTATTCCTAAAGGTGTACTTTTTAACCATGAACGCTTGCTTGCGATTGCAACAGCTATTTCTCAAACATTTAACCTTTCCAACAACGACAAAATGTTAAATTTAATGCCACTATCTCACTCCGCACCGTTAAACACCTTTTTCTTAAGCGGATTATATAGTGGCACCGCACACGTAATTGACGACTTTACTCCGAAAGCATTTTTATCTTACATTCAAGAAGAAAAAACGACATTCTCATTCGCAGCACCTGTTGCATACCTTTTCGCTTCCAAAGATCCAGACTTAGCAACGTACGATTTATCTAGTATGCGTGTATTCGCTTATGGCGGCGGACCGCTAGCACTAGCAAGCTACCATCATGTGAAAAAAGCGTTCCAAAACGAAAACTTCTACCAAGTATACGGATTAACGGAAGTTGGTCCTAACGGTATTTTATTAAAACCTGAGGAGCATTTAACGAAAGCTGGTAGTATCGGAAAATATCCTACCGTGAATATGGAAATCCGAATTGTAAATGAGCAAGGCGAAGATACAGCTCCGAATGAATATGGAGAAGTTCTTTTAACAGGAGACAGCCTCATGTTAGGATACGACCATAACGAGGCAGAAACAAAAGCGGTAATCCGTGACGGCTGGGTGTACACGGGGGATATCGCCTACAAAGACGAAGACGGATACATGTACATCGTAGACCGAAAGAAAGACATTATCATTTCTGGTGGCGTAAACATTTATCCGCGTGAAGTCGACGAAGTATTAGCCAAGCATGATAGTGTACTAGAATCCTGCGTCATCGGCGTGCCACACGAAGAATGGGGCGAAACCGTAAAAGCAATTGTCGTTCCAAAAGGCGACGTAACAGAAGAAGAATTGCGTGAATTTGTAAGCGCATACCTTGCCGACTACAAATGCCCACGCCAATACGCTTTTGTCGAGCAGCTCCCGCGTAATGCAAGTGGGAAGATTCTTAAGCAGCAAGTGAAGAAAGAGCATAGTGCTATTTTGAAGTCTTAA
- a CDS encoding MerR family DNA-binding protein, which produces MTEQKFFSIQELASLFDISSRTIRYYEEIGMLVSKERDSATKQRQFSNQQRRRLKLILRGKKLGFSLQEIKDMVDLYEHNPKGADEKNRILAYADKKLIELEEQILELQVLKDEIEAHKQSYLLETDEKEMK; this is translated from the coding sequence ATGACAGAGCAAAAGTTTTTTTCCATACAAGAATTAGCTTCCCTTTTCGATATAAGCTCGAGAACAATCAGATATTATGAAGAGATCGGCATGCTTGTATCGAAAGAACGAGATAGCGCAACAAAGCAACGACAATTTTCCAACCAGCAGAGAAGAAGACTGAAATTAATTCTTCGTGGAAAAAAACTAGGGTTTAGCCTTCAAGAAATTAAAGACATGGTGGACCTTTACGAACATAACCCGAAAGGAGCTGATGAAAAAAATAGAATACTAGCGTATGCAGATAAAAAGCTAATTGAACTGGAAGAGCAAATTCTTGAGCTTCAAGTGTTGAAAGACGAGATTGAAGCCCATAAACAAAGCTATTTATTAGAAACGGATGAAAAGGAGATGAAATAA
- a CDS encoding acyl-CoA dehydrogenase family protein — MKVVQQDEKARGENRYSFKNFVEARDNSDWYADDPFVQKVLKKYAGAQFETVEKAVKSFSPVVSKNWNKLAEKNARPEARPYMLHYDAFNNRIDRIVRPHELLQLEKGLFGEGLFSSRMPAWESFTKRLLIHQLGEAGVTCPMTCTHGLIALLEQFPNEDHPELQEILEHAKEGLNGEFAIGAQFMTEIQGGSDLPKNVVEAVPDGKNYRIYGNKFFCSVAHADYAVITARFSGTDKIGTFIVPAWLPGDKAKEIRNGYKINRIKWKLGTAEVPTGEIDYDGALAYPVGPQDRGIAVAVGIVLTLSRLEIGIACAGFMLRAAREANLYGDFRTVFGKKVKDYPLSAATLKRIEEAAHRTTAGAFKVYDLFLKLEKPLNPGIKSDQPLEVQKQLFNFRELVLLQKICTTNEGAEVLREAISVFGGHGVMEEFSSLPRIFRDVVVNEQWEGPRNLLLTQIYRDLKRVQEWYPAREFVASVLNGASVEEVEEFGARLEDLLARPVIGEVTEASMEAAVEWDVFCNEFFKAFQRVAVAEIG; from the coding sequence ATGAAGGTAGTTCAACAAGATGAGAAGGCTAGAGGAGAAAACAGGTATTCATTTAAAAATTTTGTAGAGGCGCGGGATAATTCCGATTGGTATGCAGATGATCCGTTTGTGCAAAAAGTGTTGAAAAAATATGCGGGGGCGCAGTTTGAAACGGTAGAGAAAGCGGTCAAAAGTTTTTCACCAGTTGTCTCCAAAAACTGGAATAAGCTTGCGGAGAAAAATGCACGTCCAGAAGCACGTCCGTACATGTTGCATTACGATGCGTTTAACAACCGGATTGACCGAATTGTCCGCCCGCACGAATTGTTACAACTAGAAAAAGGTTTATTCGGGGAAGGTTTATTTTCAAGTAGAATGCCAGCGTGGGAAAGTTTTACGAAGCGATTGCTCATCCATCAACTAGGGGAGGCTGGAGTGACTTGTCCGATGACGTGTACACATGGATTAATTGCGTTGCTAGAACAGTTTCCTAATGAAGACCATCCTGAGTTGCAAGAAATACTAGAGCATGCAAAAGAAGGATTGAATGGTGAGTTTGCGATTGGCGCACAGTTTATGACGGAAATACAAGGTGGTTCTGATTTACCGAAAAATGTTGTAGAGGCTGTTCCTGATGGGAAGAACTATCGTATTTATGGGAATAAGTTTTTCTGCTCCGTTGCTCATGCCGACTATGCGGTGATCACCGCGCGTTTTAGCGGTACAGACAAAATCGGGACGTTTATCGTTCCAGCATGGTTGCCAGGGGATAAAGCAAAAGAGATTCGGAATGGCTACAAGATTAATAGAATTAAGTGGAAGTTAGGGACAGCAGAAGTTCCGACAGGAGAAATCGATTATGATGGGGCACTTGCTTATCCTGTTGGTCCACAAGATCGCGGCATTGCAGTGGCGGTTGGCATTGTGTTGACGTTATCGCGCTTAGAGATTGGTATTGCATGTGCTGGGTTTATGCTGAGGGCAGCGAGAGAAGCGAATTTATATGGAGACTTCCGCACTGTTTTTGGGAAGAAAGTGAAGGATTATCCATTATCGGCCGCTACGTTAAAAAGAATAGAAGAGGCAGCACATCGAACGACTGCTGGCGCGTTTAAAGTGTACGATTTATTTTTAAAGCTAGAAAAACCGTTGAATCCAGGAATTAAAAGTGACCAGCCGTTAGAAGTTCAAAAGCAATTGTTCAATTTCCGTGAGCTTGTGTTGCTGCAAAAAATTTGTACGACGAATGAAGGAGCGGAAGTGTTGCGTGAGGCGATTTCAGTGTTCGGTGGGCACGGGGTAATGGAAGAGTTTTCGTCATTGCCACGTATTTTCAGAGATGTCGTCGTGAACGAACAGTGGGAAGGACCTCGTAATTTATTATTAACGCAAATCTATAGAGATTTGAAGCGAGTGCAAGAGTGGTATCCAGCAAGGGAGTTTGTTGCGAGTGTATTAAATGGTGCATCGGTGGAAGAGGTAGAAGAATTCGGTGCAAGGTTGGAAGACTTACTGGCGCGACCGGTGATCGGGGAAGTAACAGAAGCCTCTATGGAAGCTGCTGTTGAGTGGGACGTATTTTGTAACGAGTTTTTTAAAGCGTTTCAGCGAGTTGCGGTTGCGGAGATTGGATAA
- a CDS encoding DnaA N-terminal domain-containing protein produces the protein MSETISKKIYKQIDEERIIDALEDGNWDDAFVLFKYSVLTKEEFSELQQLNTNYGAFEKQMKDYVKKTEMEKLEKAFRDGKDKEAEVLFYFSDHLTVKDFTEIKRKWRVPNKEEMELTEEQVDDNWKKILEGIKAEISKPSFDTWFRQTKGELVDGVLVIGCANEFQLDWLETRYSDLILEVAEKIFGTKYNLRFVNRE, from the coding sequence ATGAGCGAAACAATTAGTAAAAAAATATACAAGCAAATTGATGAAGAACGAATTATAGATGCATTGGAAGATGGAAATTGGGATGATGCCTTTGTATTATTCAAATATTCGGTTCTTACTAAAGAAGAATTTAGCGAGTTACAGCAATTAAACACTAACTACGGTGCATTTGAAAAACAAATGAAGGATTATGTAAAGAAAACAGAAATGGAAAAACTAGAGAAAGCATTTAGGGACGGCAAAGACAAGGAAGCAGAAGTTCTATTTTATTTTTCAGACCATTTGACTGTGAAGGACTTCACTGAGATTAAGCGAAAATGGAGAGTTCCTAATAAGGAAGAAATGGAGCTTACAGAGGAGCAAGTCGATGATAATTGGAAGAAAATATTAGAGGGAATAAAGGCTGAAATATCTAAGCCTTCATTTGATACTTGGTTTAGACAGACAAAAGGTGAATTGGTGGATGGAGTTTTAGTTATTGGTTGTGCGAACGAATTTCAATTGGATTGGTTGGAGACAAGATACAGTGACCTAATATTAGAGGTTGCGGAAAAAATATTTGGCACTAAATATAACCTTCGATTCGTGAATAGAGAGTAG
- a CDS encoding lysoplasmalogenase family protein: MRKDLLFIEGDRSLYKRFIMAVILYFYLYENVRKKGGKKLLFAVAFYIIIITTMVSLAIMTSTKILIAAAFLFFISDAILAVNKFKVNFRLADYFVMSTYFTAQLLFAISIGGL, from the coding sequence GTGAGGAAAGACTTATTATTCATTGAAGGAGACCGTTCTTTATATAAACGGTTTATAATGGCAGTTATTTTGTATTTTTACTTATATGAAAATGTACGGAAAAAAGGAGGCAAAAAGCTTCTTTTCGCTGTTGCCTTTTATATCATTATAATCACAACAATGGTAAGTTTAGCGATTATGACTAGTACAAAAATACTTATTGCAGCTGCTTTCTTATTTTTCATTTCAGATGCTATATTAGCTGTAAATAAATTTAAGGTTAATTTTAGACTAGCAGACTATTTTGTAATGAGCACTTATTTTACTGCTCAGTTGTTGTTTGCTATAAGTATTGGTGGACTATAG
- a CDS encoding DegV family protein has translation MIKIMADSTCDLSDEVLAKYDISMAPLTINIEGKVYKDRIDIQPDEFYGMLEALPEFPTTGMPSPEEFLKIIKKAVEAGNKEILCICMSSGTSGSYQSAVLAKDYFFEENPESNVKIHIVDSKCMSHGSGWLVLKSAKMREQGASFEELVAFNENYKKKVKHYLSVADLDHLIKSGRLTNASAIIGKILMLKPIMSMKDGKGAIVGKERGLKRVLKHYTEEFVKRNNKEMTDFIIIGYTSDIKVAENLKTKIQLDTDFSGDIYIMQMGVSVGTHVGLGAISMFFVEK, from the coding sequence TTGATAAAAATTATGGCTGATTCAACATGTGATTTATCTGATGAAGTACTGGCAAAGTACGATATCAGCATGGCACCTTTAACTATAAATATAGAAGGAAAAGTATATAAAGACAGGATAGATATTCAACCAGATGAATTTTATGGAATGCTAGAGGCACTACCAGAGTTTCCGACAACAGGAATGCCGAGCCCAGAGGAGTTTCTAAAAATAATTAAAAAGGCTGTTGAGGCTGGTAATAAGGAAATATTATGTATATGCATGTCTAGTGGGACAAGCGGTTCCTATCAATCAGCTGTACTAGCGAAAGATTATTTTTTCGAGGAAAACCCGGAATCAAACGTTAAGATACATATAGTGGATTCAAAATGTATGAGCCATGGAAGCGGTTGGCTCGTGTTGAAAAGTGCGAAGATGAGAGAGCAGGGAGCTTCATTTGAAGAATTAGTTGCTTTTAATGAAAATTATAAGAAAAAGGTAAAACATTATCTATCTGTAGCTGATTTAGATCATTTAATAAAAAGTGGCCGACTCACTAATGCAAGTGCGATAATAGGGAAGATCTTAATGCTAAAGCCAATTATGTCGATGAAGGATGGAAAAGGAGCCATAGTTGGAAAAGAAAGAGGACTGAAAAGAGTTCTTAAGCATTACACAGAGGAGTTTGTAAAAAGAAATAACAAAGAAATGACGGACTTTATCATCATTGGTTATACATCAGATATTAAAGTAGCCGAAAACCTTAAAACGAAAATTCAATTGGACACCGATTTCTCGGGAGACATCTATATTATGCAAATGGGAGTATCGGTTGGTACCCATGTTGGCTTAGGTGCGATTTCGATGTTTTTTGTTGAGAAGTGA